From a region of the Verrucomicrobiota bacterium genome:
- the der gene encoding ribosome biogenesis GTPase Der has protein sequence MSALIAIVGRPNVGKSALFNRIAGKRIAIVHDEPGVTRDRVSAEAEWGGRPFTLVDTGGIGLLRREKAGDVILKAALEQVGLAIDAANVIILVVNVQEGVVPLDREVAGRLRESGKPVLVAVNKVDTFRAETNALEFAELGFEKVFPVSAIHGEGIEALMSAAVALLPLDAHSEAAPPPDSQLSTLNSRPALKLAIVGRPNVGKSSIINALIKSERVIVSPIPGTTRDAVDVPFEVETEGIRQSYVLIDTAGMRKTRSIGDSIEFFSVKRAEESIARCDMAILVLDAEAGILEQDKKVAAKITEEHKACIVVINKWDLVDTQVREAREAEIARRNAKVRNRDGGPKQLTTLGEFGQWVQERLFFLDYAPVIFTSAKTGFHLDRFLEAVRYVAAQLQQKIPTALLNRMLQDAVERRQPVSAAGHRLKFYYATQVQQSPPTFLLFVNRDELFSDSYQKHLAGELRRAFGFEGCPIRLIPKARPKTVEPVRKFKKTHARISR, from the coding sequence ATGTCAGCTCTAATTGCCATTGTGGGTCGCCCGAACGTCGGCAAGTCGGCGTTGTTTAATCGCATCGCCGGCAAGCGCATTGCCATCGTCCACGACGAACCGGGGGTGACCCGCGACCGCGTGAGCGCCGAAGCGGAATGGGGCGGGCGGCCCTTCACGTTGGTGGACACCGGCGGCATCGGTCTGCTGCGTCGCGAAAAAGCCGGCGATGTCATCCTCAAGGCCGCGCTCGAACAGGTTGGTCTGGCCATCGATGCCGCCAACGTCATCATTCTGGTCGTCAATGTGCAGGAGGGCGTTGTGCCGTTGGACCGGGAAGTAGCTGGACGATTGCGGGAAAGCGGAAAACCGGTCCTCGTGGCAGTGAACAAAGTGGACACCTTCCGCGCGGAAACAAACGCCCTGGAGTTCGCAGAACTCGGTTTCGAAAAGGTTTTTCCCGTCAGCGCGATTCATGGCGAAGGGATTGAGGCATTGATGAGTGCAGCCGTCGCTTTGCTTCCACTCGACGCGCATTCCGAAGCCGCACCGCCGCCGGACTCTCAACTCTCAACTCTCAACTCTCGACCCGCTTTGAAGCTTGCGATCGTCGGCCGTCCCAACGTCGGCAAATCGTCCATCATCAATGCGCTGATTAAATCCGAGCGGGTCATCGTCAGTCCAATCCCCGGCACCACGCGGGATGCGGTCGATGTGCCGTTTGAAGTGGAGACGGAAGGCATCCGGCAGTCGTACGTGTTGATCGATACTGCCGGCATGAGAAAAACCCGGAGCATCGGCGATTCGATTGAATTCTTCAGCGTCAAGCGCGCGGAGGAATCCATCGCCCGCTGCGACATGGCGATTTTGGTGCTGGACGCGGAGGCCGGCATTCTGGAGCAGGACAAGAAAGTGGCCGCCAAGATAACTGAAGAGCACAAGGCCTGCATCGTGGTGATCAACAAATGGGACCTGGTGGACACCCAGGTGCGCGAGGCGCGCGAAGCGGAGATTGCCCGACGCAACGCCAAGGTTCGCAATCGTGATGGTGGCCCCAAGCAACTCACAACGTTGGGAGAATTCGGGCAATGGGTTCAGGAGCGACTTTTTTTTCTGGATTATGCCCCGGTCATTTTTACTTCCGCGAAGACCGGTTTTCATCTCGACCGTTTTTTGGAAGCGGTGCGTTATGTGGCGGCGCAGTTGCAGCAGAAAATTCCGACGGCGTTGTTGAACCGGATGTTGCAAGACGCGGTTGAGCGACGACAACCGGTCAGCGCCGCGGGACACCGGCTGAAATTTTATTACGCCACGCAAGTCCAGCAGTCGCCGCCCACGTTTCTGTTGTTCGTCAACCGCGATGAATTATTTTCCGACTCCTACCAAAAACATCTCGCCGGCGAATTACGACGGGCCTTCGGTTTTGAAGGCTGCCCGATCAGGTTGATTCCGAAAGCCCGACCAAAAACCGTCGAACCGGTCCGCAAGTTTAAAAAAACTCACGCCCGAATTTCGCGGTGA
- a CDS encoding tetratricopeptide repeat protein — translation MVASLLQDVTNWDYLKGNPWLVPVFAFQLWMFIDAIRREEWLWALFIFIGFGLAAVLYYFWVYRAAPSATRGFELPGAHERKRIKQLQAQIHHLDKAHHHSQLGDIYFQQGKLGQAETCYRAALERDPQDIDTRSHLGQCLLRLKRPTEARPLLERVCAENPKHEYGYSMMALAETLMALNETEAALSIWQQVTENHSYPRAQVQLAELYASKDQPDLARAQLKDVLEDDVHAPAFQRKRDRYWVRRARRLSRKLIVTDALKKQIDQSKNR, via the coding sequence ATGGTTGCCTCGCTCCTCCAAGACGTGACCAACTGGGATTACTTGAAAGGCAATCCCTGGCTCGTGCCGGTTTTTGCCTTTCAACTCTGGATGTTCATTGATGCGATCCGACGTGAGGAATGGCTTTGGGCCTTGTTCATTTTCATCGGATTCGGATTGGCGGCCGTGCTGTATTATTTCTGGGTCTATCGCGCTGCGCCGTCGGCCACGCGCGGATTTGAACTGCCCGGCGCTCACGAGCGCAAACGAATCAAGCAACTCCAGGCGCAGATTCATCATCTCGACAAGGCGCATCATCATTCGCAGCTCGGCGACATTTATTTTCAACAGGGCAAGCTGGGCCAGGCCGAAACCTGTTACCGCGCCGCGCTGGAACGCGACCCGCAGGACATCGACACGCGCTCCCACCTGGGCCAATGTCTGCTCCGGCTGAAACGTCCAACGGAGGCGCGTCCGTTGCTCGAACGCGTTTGCGCCGAGAATCCCAAACACGAATACGGATACTCGATGATGGCGTTGGCGGAGACGTTGATGGCGTTGAACGAAACCGAGGCGGCGCTTTCCATCTGGCAGCAGGTTACCGAGAACCATTCGTATCCGCGCGCCCAGGTGCAATTGGCCGAACTTTATGCCTCCAAAGATCAACCGGATCTGGCGCGCGCCCAGTTGAAGGACGTTTTGGAGGACGACGTGCACGCGCCGGCGTTTCAGCGCAAGCGCGACCGCTACTGGGTGCGACGGGCGCGGCGGCTGTCGCGCAAGTTAATTGTGACAGACGCGCTAAAGAAGCAGATTGACCAGAGCAAAAACCGATGA
- a CDS encoding glucuronate isomerase translates to MKAILAEASRVPFAKQIEDLVMSTPVSDIHTHLYDPAFGDLLLWGIDDLLVYHYLVAEAFRNFDLPYEKFWALSKTEQAQLIWDALFIQHSPVSEACRGVLTTLNALGLDVKKRDLPALRQWFAGQNVENHITRCMELGGVKSICMSNSPFDDLERPVWEKGFRRDERFTAALRIDPLLLWWPETAPKLARWGYKVTASQPVKTFFSEVRRFLEDWTKRMNARYLMVSIPPDFEFPSRNISSKLIEEAVLPHCREFGLPLALMPGVKRAVNPQLKLAGDGVGLSNLTTVQNLCAQYPENKFLVTALARESQHELCVLARKFRNLHIFGCWWFTNVPSIIEEMTRMRLELIGLSFTPQHSDARVLDQIVYKWQHSRRIIAQVLVEKYSDLAKTGWQPARTEIERDVKDLFGGAFERFCGR, encoded by the coding sequence ATGAAAGCCATTCTTGCCGAAGCCAGCCGCGTCCCGTTCGCCAAACAGATTGAAGACCTGGTGATGTCCACGCCGGTGTCGGACATTCACACTCACCTTTACGATCCGGCTTTCGGCGACCTGCTGCTCTGGGGCATCGACGATTTGCTGGTTTACCATTATCTCGTGGCAGAGGCGTTTCGTAACTTCGATCTCCCGTACGAAAAATTCTGGGCGCTGTCCAAGACTGAACAGGCGCAGTTGATCTGGGACGCGCTGTTTATCCAACACTCACCCGTCTCGGAGGCGTGTCGCGGCGTGTTGACCACGTTGAATGCGCTGGGCTTGGACGTGAAGAAGCGCGACCTGCCAGCGCTGCGGCAGTGGTTTGCCGGCCAGAACGTGGAGAACCACATCACGCGCTGCATGGAATTGGGCGGCGTGAAGTCCATCTGCATGAGCAACTCGCCATTCGATGATCTTGAACGGCCGGTGTGGGAAAAGGGATTTCGCCGAGATGAACGCTTCACCGCCGCGCTGCGAATCGACCCGTTGCTGTTGTGGTGGCCGGAGACTGCGCCCAAACTCGCGCGCTGGGGTTACAAGGTGACGGCGAGCCAGCCGGTCAAAACCTTCTTCAGCGAAGTGCGCCGTTTTCTGGAGGATTGGACGAAGCGGATGAACGCGCGTTACCTGATGGTTTCCATTCCGCCGGATTTTGAATTTCCTTCCCGCAACATCAGTTCCAAGCTGATTGAAGAAGCCGTCCTCCCGCATTGCCGCGAGTTTGGATTGCCTCTGGCGCTGATGCCGGGAGTGAAACGCGCTGTGAATCCACAATTGAAGTTGGCGGGTGACGGAGTGGGCCTCAGCAATCTGACCACAGTGCAAAATCTCTGCGCGCAATACCCGGAGAACAAATTCCTGGTCACGGCGCTGGCGCGGGAAAGTCAACATGAGCTTTGCGTGCTGGCGCGCAAGTTTCGCAACCTGCACATTTTCGGCTGCTGGTGGTTCACCAACGTGCCGAGCATCATCGAGGAGATGACGCGGATGCGACTGGAGTTGATCGGCTTGAGTTTCACACCGCAACATTCCGATGCGCGAGTGCTCGACCAGATCGTTTACAAATGGCAACACAGCCGGCGGATCATCGCGCAAGTGTTGGTCGAGAAATACTCCGACCTCGCGAAAACCGGCTGGCAACCGGCGCGGACAGAAATCGAACGGGATGTGAAGGACCTGTTCGGCGGCGCGTTCGAGCGGTTTTGTGGGCGATAA
- a CDS encoding polyprenol monophosphomannose synthase has translation MNKTLVIVPTYNERENLPALAARVLALPVSVDLLVVDDNSPDGTGKVADELATKHPSIHVLHRAEKNGLGRAYCAGFAWALEHGYDFILEMDGDFSHNPDDIPMLLEAAKDADLVLGSRYCNGIRVINWPLSRLMLSKSAAKYVKIITGMPFTDPTSGFKCFRRHSLQTIDLNAVRSNGYSFQIEMTHKIWRHGMKIVEVPIIFTERFQGSSKMSGHIVREALFMVWRLWFQNGLRRQPKARK, from the coding sequence ATGAACAAGACCCTCGTCATCGTGCCGACCTATAATGAGCGGGAAAATCTTCCCGCCCTCGCAGCGCGCGTGCTTGCCCTGCCCGTTTCCGTTGACCTGCTCGTGGTCGATGACAATTCGCCGGACGGCACCGGCAAGGTCGCCGATGAACTGGCGACGAAGCATCCGTCCATTCACGTCTTGCATCGCGCCGAGAAGAACGGACTGGGCCGGGCGTATTGCGCCGGCTTCGCCTGGGCGCTGGAACACGGTTACGACTTCATCCTGGAGATGGACGGTGATTTTTCCCACAACCCGGATGACATCCCGATGTTACTTGAAGCCGCCAAAGATGCGGACCTCGTGCTCGGCTCTCGCTATTGCAACGGCATCCGCGTCATCAACTGGCCGTTGAGCCGGCTGATGTTGAGCAAGAGCGCCGCCAAATATGTGAAGATCATCACCGGCATGCCGTTCACCGATCCCACCAGCGGCTTCAAATGTTTTCGCCGTCACTCCCTGCAAACCATCGACCTGAACGCCGTGCGATCCAACGGTTACAGTTTCCAGATCGAGATGACGCACAAAATCTGGCGACACGGCATGAAGATTGTCGAGGTGCCCATCATCTTCACAGAACGGTTTCAAGGCAGTTCCAAAATGTCGGGGCACATTGTCCGCGAAGCGCTGTTCATGGTCTGGCGACTCTGGTTTCAGAACGGGCTGCGGCGTCAGCCCAAGGCGCGAAAGTGA